The Rhizobium sp. NXC24 genomic sequence AGACGCGAGAGGATTGTATTGATATGGCGCGACAGTTCGTTGCGCTCGAGGGCCGTGGCGCTTTCTGAATCCGGTCCCGCAAAATACCAGCCGGCCATCAGGCTTCCGTCTTTCAACAGGAGAACACCATTGTCGACGAGGCCGGCATAGGGGACGAGATCCGCAAAGGATGGGTCGGTGGCCCGGAAGCGTTTGAGAGCGACCATGCCTTCCTCTCAATACCGGCGCCACGGCGAGGAGGTCGCCTTGTAGTAATGCTTGTACGAGATATGGCGGACATAGACCTGTCGCATGAGCGGATCGGCCTTTGCCATCATCCTCAGGAGCCCGACGACGACGATCCAGACGGCAACGCCGAAGAGCGCCGAATAGATGGTGAGGACGACGAAGATGAGGATGGCTGCGGCCAGGCCGGTGATCAGCACCAGTTCCCGGTCCGCGCCCACCAGAAGGTTGGGGCGCGACAGCGCGCGGTGGATGCGGTTCCGCTGCAGACCGGACGCGGACTCAGCCATTTGTCACTCCTGCGCTTTGCAAGCCGTCCGAGGCGATCAGGTCCTTCGTCAGGCCTATTGAAGCTCCAGTCGCGCCGAACAGGCCCACGATGGTCGTGGCACCGAGCAGAATGCCGGCGACGAGAACCACGTATACAAGTCGCCGCGCGAAGTCGTTCAGCTCCCCACCAAATATGAGCATGCCGCCGGCTATGGCGACAGCCGCAAGTGCGATGTATCCTGCGACAGGCCCGGTGATCGACTCTTGAATTTGCTGCAGTGGTCCTTCCCAGGGCAGTCCGCCACCGCCCGAACTGGCGAGTGCCGGATCAAACGAAGCGAGAATTGTCGTCAGGACATAGAATGTGACCTTGGCGAGCGAAGGCTTACGCGACATGTCGGGCCTCCTCTTCTTCATCGAGTTGGTCTGAACCGATCTCGTATCGGCCCTCCGCGAACCGTTCGATGTGGATGACGTCTCGAACCCGCCGCCCGTGCGGTGTCCGTTCAATGGAGATGATGAGGTCGACTGCGTCACCGATAACCTCGTGCATCGGCTGCTGGCTTGCTTCTGCGGTCAGTTGTTCAAGGCGGCGGAGCGCCGACATGGCGGTGTTCGAGTGAATTGTCGCGATGCCTCCTGGATGACCGGTGTTCCACGCCTTCAGCAGGGTCAACGCGGCACCGTCGCGGACTTCGCCGACGACAATCCTATCGGGGCGCAGTCGCATCGTGCTCTTCAGCAGTCGCGCCATATCAACGGTATCGCTGGTATGCAGTAGAACGGCGTTCTCGGCCGAACAATGAATTTCGGCGGTGTCTTCGAGGATCACCAAACGGTCTTCGGGGGTGAATCTGACGATCTCATCGATCAACGCGTTCGCAAGCGTCGTTTTGCCAGAACCGGCGCCTCCGGATACAATGATGTTTCGCCTTTTGGAAATTGCTTTTCGGATCATCAAGGCGTGGTATCCCGTCAGCGCGCCTGACCGCACATATTCTTCGAGCGGAATTAGGCGTGGGGCACGGCGGCGGATCGTAAAGGCTGGCTTGGCGACCGCTGGTGGTAAAAGGCCCTCGAAGCGGTGCCCACCTATCGGGAGCTCGCCGGAGATGATGGGTTGCTTCGTGTCTACCTGGGATTGAAGGAAATGCGCCACAATTCCGATCACCGTTTCCGCCGCGACGGGCGACATTTCGCCGGCCGCCGTAACGCCGTGAGTGAGGCGCTCAATAAAGAGCTTTCCGTCCGGATTGAGCATTATTTCGATCACATCCACGTCTCCCAGTGCGGCGCACAGCGTATGGCCGAGCGCGTTTTGAAGTTTGCAGACAAGCCGGTGGTGAGAGCGGAGCTGGTTCACGGACCTCTCCTTTTCCGCTGCCCATCTGGGGAGAAGAATTCAGAACGGTAATTGGATGGACGAAGCCTGAGGAATGTCTCGGCGTTCACCGGCAAGGTGCCCGCGACGGCAATTGTGTTGCCAACGTTCTTGGGTTCGCCCAATCGCGACAGGTGCCATCCAACGCGCGCAAGGATCCGCTCGAATCGAAGATCGGTCACCGTGACGAGCTCCGTGTATTCATTTGCGATGCACCATTCGATGATGCCCGCGAACATGGTCAAAGTGGCCTCGTGGACGAGACCCCCTCCGCGAAGATCGACCAAGGTGGTGTCCACGCAAAAGCGGGAGCTTTCGATCATACATGGATGGGCGTTTAGGTGTCCGTGCGTTAGCAGTGACGAAAAGACATGCGTCACCATCGTCGGACCCATGGCCGGCAAGAGCCTAGCGCATCCTGCCACACGAGCGCCGTCCGATACGGCGAGTATGTAAGTAGGCTGGAGAGCGTCGAAGGCGTCCGCTTCCCGGCCGTCAATAACACCGACCTCCCAACCCAACCGATTTGAAAACACCTGAGCTCGAAGTCGATGATGTGCTTCGAGAAGGTGTTGTGCGGGAAGCCCCTGTCTTGTCGATATCGCAACAACCTTCATGCTGATCTCCGTCGTTTAAATTTATCGACAAAGAGCAGCACGGATTAGAACGGCGGGGCAGTTGTAGAATCCTACAAGGTATTTCGGTGAGTCGCGCGGTTTTGGGCGAGAACGCACTGATCTGATCTCGCGTGTTATCCCCTTAGTTGTAGGAATCACCAGTGAACAAATAAGCAACGAAAGTTGCATCGCGGGACTGTAACAGATTGGATTCGCAAGGGAAACACCGACAGCGGCGTTAACCATAGGTCAAAGGGCCTCCCGCCTATTAACAGTTTATTAGCCGCATTTTCCTTGCCGGCCCGGGAGAATCGGACATAATAACGGTTCAGTGGCATTATCGGGCCGAAAACCGTTATCTGAAAGATTTCTGACAATGAACGCTAATTCGATGGCTTCGCTTAAGATGCCGATGCACTTTGAAGATCAAATCCTTGAACAGGGTGATTTGATTTCGAAAAAGCTGCACCTACTTAGCGTACAACGATTCCCGCCGAACGCGAAAAAGACATTGCGAAGCTTCTCGCTGGCAGAGGTCGCGACCTATGTCGGCGTATCGCAAAGCACACTGAAAAAGCTGCATCTGGAGGGAAAGGGCCCCTCCCCTCAAACCTCGTCCTCGGGCCGTCGCTCCTATACCGCCGAACAAATGTTGGAACTTCGCCAATATCTGGATACGCACGGTCGATCCGACAACCGCATGTATGTTCCCCATCGGCGCGGCGGTGAAAAGCTGCAGGTGCTTGCTGTAGTCAACTTCAAGGGAGGCTCGGGGAAAACCACGACCGCTGCCCATTTGGCGCAGTACCTGGCATTGACCGGGCATCGCGTCCTCGCGGTAGACCTCGACCCTCAAGCATCCCTTTCGTCTCTGCACGGTTTCCAACCGGAGCTCGATCAGATTGCGTCGATCTATGACGCAATTCGCTACGATGGCGCGAGAAAGCCAATCTCGGAAATCATCCAGACCACTAATTTTCCTGGATTGGACATCGTCCCTGCAAACCTGGATTTACAGGAGTATGAATACGACACGCCGCTCGCGATGTCTGATAAGTCTTCCAATGAAGGCAAAACGTTTTTCACCCGTATATCACGGGCTTTGGCTGAGGTCGACGATCGTTATGATGTCGTCGTCGTCGACTGTCCACCGCAGCTCGGATATTTGACGCTGACCGCACTGACCGCAGCCACAAGTGTTCTGATAACAATCCATCCGCAGATGCTCGATGTGATGTCGATGGGTCAGTTCCTGCTGATGCTTGGTGGAATTCTAAAGCCGATCCGTGCGGCTGGTGCGGAAGTGAACCTCTCCTGGTACAGATACCTGATTACGCGCTACGAGCCGACCGATGTTCCCCAAGCCCAGATGGTCGGCTTTATGTCCACGATGTTCCACGAGTTCATACTAAAGAACCAGATGGTGAAGTCGACGGCGGTTTCGGATGCCGGGATTACCAAGCAAACTCTGTACGAAGTTGATCGGGCATCCATGAACAGAGGCACGTATGACCGTGCGATGGAATCGTTGGATGCAGTGAATGCTGAGATTGCCGGCCTCGTTCACGAATCATGGGGGCGCCGATTTGTCGGCTGACAAAAACGGAATTTTTATGCGGAAAAACAAACAGCTAACGGCTGTTCGGAGCAAATGAGATGGCACGGAAAAATCTGCTCGAGGGACTTGCTGATCTGCATGAAGATAGCGCGGCACCCGCATATCCTATGCGAGGCGCAGGCAAATCTCTCGTGCGTTCGCTGGACGAGTTGGCAAAGCAAGCTGATAAATTTCTCGAAGGCGAGGCAATTATCGAACTCGATCCGGCACAAATTGAAGGCTCTTTCGTAAAGGATCGGATTTCAGACGACGACGGCGAGTATCAAGATCTGCTAGAGGCGATTCGGGTACGTGGGCAGGATACGCCTATTCTCGTGCGGCCCCACACGAAGGTCGATGGTCTTTATCAGGTCGTCTTCGGCCACAGACGGGTAAGAGCAGCAAGGGACCTCGGCAG encodes the following:
- a CDS encoding TrbC/VirB2 family protein — translated: MSRKPSLAKVTFYVLTTILASFDPALASSGGGGLPWEGPLQQIQESITGPVAGYIALAAVAIAGGMLIFGGELNDFARRLVYVVLVAGILLGATTIVGLFGATGASIGLTKDLIASDGLQSAGVTNG
- the traI gene encoding acyl-homoserine-lactone synthase TraI codes for the protein MKVVAISTRQGLPAQHLLEAHHRLRAQVFSNRLGWEVGVIDGREADAFDALQPTYILAVSDGARVAGCARLLPAMGPTMVTHVFSSLLTHGHLNAHPCMIESSRFCVDTTLVDLRGGGLVHEATLTMFAGIIEWCIANEYTELVTVTDLRFERILARVGWHLSRLGEPKNVGNTIAVAGTLPVNAETFLRLRPSNYRSEFFSPDGQRKRRGP
- the trbB gene encoding P-type conjugative transfer ATPase TrbB codes for the protein MNQLRSHHRLVCKLQNALGHTLCAALGDVDVIEIMLNPDGKLFIERLTHGVTAAGEMSPVAAETVIGIVAHFLQSQVDTKQPIISGELPIGGHRFEGLLPPAVAKPAFTIRRRAPRLIPLEEYVRSGALTGYHALMIRKAISKRRNIIVSGGAGSGKTTLANALIDEIVRFTPEDRLVILEDTAEIHCSAENAVLLHTSDTVDMARLLKSTMRLRPDRIVVGEVRDGAALTLLKAWNTGHPGGIATIHSNTAMSALRRLEQLTAEASQQPMHEVIGDAVDLIISIERTPHGRRVRDVIHIERFAEGRYEIGSDQLDEEEEARHVA
- a CDS encoding conjugal transfer protein TrbD gives rise to the protein MAESASGLQRNRIHRALSRPNLLVGADRELVLITGLAAAILIFVVLTIYSALFGVAVWIVVVGLLRMMAKADPLMRQVYVRHISYKHYYKATSSPWRRY
- the repA gene encoding plasmid partitioning protein RepA gives rise to the protein MNANSMASLKMPMHFEDQILEQGDLISKKLHLLSVQRFPPNAKKTLRSFSLAEVATYVGVSQSTLKKLHLEGKGPSPQTSSSGRRSYTAEQMLELRQYLDTHGRSDNRMYVPHRRGGEKLQVLAVVNFKGGSGKTTTAAHLAQYLALTGHRVLAVDLDPQASLSSLHGFQPELDQIASIYDAIRYDGARKPISEIIQTTNFPGLDIVPANLDLQEYEYDTPLAMSDKSSNEGKTFFTRISRALAEVDDRYDVVVVDCPPQLGYLTLTALTAATSVLITIHPQMLDVMSMGQFLLMLGGILKPIRAAGAEVNLSWYRYLITRYEPTDVPQAQMVGFMSTMFHEFILKNQMVKSTAVSDAGITKQTLYEVDRASMNRGTYDRAMESLDAVNAEIAGLVHESWGRRFVG